A single window of Candidatus Auribacterota bacterium DNA harbors:
- a CDS encoding xanthine dehydrogenase family protein subunit M, translated as MRDIKTYSPRKLLEALEMLAEHGPEIRVVSGATDLIVQVLEKKKEPHALLDISHLDELRYIKKEDGSIRIGPLTTHREIERSPVIRRAAPLLCEAAFLVGSPQIKNIATIGGNIANASPVADSIPPLMVLGAVLTLRSRSAERCVPVAEFFTGPGKTVLRPDELLVDISFNRPGAGEVSFYERLGQRRLLSISKVGVAFRAKVERKRMSGVAVALGAVAPTVIMAPRTAAFMEGKNYSEDLVAQAARIAEGESRGITDLRSTADYRNKMAGALLLRGLARVMV; from the coding sequence ATGAGAGATATTAAAACATATTCACCCAGGAAACTCTTAGAAGCGCTAGAGATGCTCGCGGAACATGGCCCGGAGATCAGAGTCGTCTCCGGCGCGACAGATCTCATTGTGCAGGTTCTTGAAAAGAAGAAGGAACCACACGCCCTCCTTGATATCAGCCATCTCGATGAGCTCCGCTACATAAAAAAGGAAGATGGATCGATCAGGATTGGCCCTCTCACCACTCATCGGGAAATAGAAAGATCACCGGTAATAAGGCGCGCCGCGCCGCTCCTCTGCGAAGCGGCCTTTCTCGTCGGTTCCCCACAGATAAAAAATATCGCGACGATCGGGGGAAATATTGCGAATGCGTCTCCCGTGGCCGATTCGATTCCTCCCCTGATGGTGCTGGGGGCTGTGCTGACCTTGAGGTCTCGCTCGGCCGAACGGTGCGTCCCCGTCGCCGAGTTTTTTACCGGACCCGGGAAGACTGTGCTGCGGCCTGATGAGCTTCTTGTTGATATTTCATTTAATAGACCAGGAGCCGGAGAGGTCAGTTTTTACGAGAGGCTGGGGCAGCGGAGGCTCCTCTCAATCTCGAAAGTGGGAGTGGCATTCCGGGCGAAGGTTGAGCGGAAGAGGATGTCCGGCGTCGCGGTGGCACTCGGTGCGGTCGCCCCGACGGTGATCATGGCTCCGCGCACCGCAGCTTTCATGGAAGGGAAAAACTACTCTGAGGATCTTGTTGCACAGGCCGCCAGGATAGCCGAGGGAGAGTCCAGAGGGATCACCGATTTACGCTCCACGGCTGATTATCGCAATAAGATGGCCGGTGCGTTGCTGCTCCGGGGCCTCGCCCGAGTTATGGTTTGA